The nucleotide sequence ACTTTCACCTGGTCTGCGTCTGACCGTTGACTATGGCTTCCTCTGGTTCATTGCCCAGCCGATCTTCTGGCTGCTCAGCCTGATTCAGTCGGTGATCATCAACTGGGGTTGGTCGATTATTGTACTGACCGTCATCATCAAGCTGATCTTCTTCCCGCTCTCGGCAGCCAGCTACCGATCCATGGCCCGTATGCGCGCCGTGGCGCCGAAGATGCAGGCGCTCAAGGAACAGCATGGCGACGATCGCCAGAAGATGTCCCAGGCGATGATGGAGCTGTACAAGAAAGAGAAGATCAATCCACTGGGTGGCTGCCTGCCGATCCTGGTTCAGATGCCGGTGTTCCTGGCGCTGTACTGGGTACTGCTGGAAAGCGTCGAGATGCGCCAGGCGCCCTGGATGTTCTGGATCACCGACCTGTCGATCAAGGATCCCTACTTCATCCTGCCGATCATCATGGGCGTGACCATGTTCTTCCAGCAGCAGCTCAACCCAACTCCGCCGGACCCCATGCAGGCGCGGGTGATGAAGTTGCTGCCGATCATCTTCACCTTTTTCTTCCTCTGGTTCCCAGCTGGTCTGGTGCTGTACTGGGTCGTCAACAACGTCCTGTCCATCGCGCAGCAGTGGTACATTACCCGCAAGATCGAAAAGGCGACCAAGGCAGTCTGACTTGAGAGCTGAACAAAACGCCCCTTGATTGGGGCGTTTTGCTTTTCCAGTTTCAGGAGAAACCCGCATGCGACCAGATCACGAAACCATCGCTGCAGTTGCCACCGCGCCGGGCCGTGGCGGCATTGGCGTCGTGCGTGTTTCCGGGCCGCGCGCCAAGGCGCTGGCGATTACCCTCAGTGGACGGGAACCTGTTGCCCGCCATGCCCACTACGGCCCGTTTCATGCCGATGACGGTGGGGTCATCGATGAAGGGCTGATGCTGTTCTTTCCCGGCCCGCATTCATTTACCGGCGAAGACGTGCTGGAGCTTCAGGGCCATGGCGGGCCGGTAGTCATGGATATGCTGCTGCGCCGCTGCGTGGAGCTGGGCGCGCGTCTCGCGCGGCCGGGGGAGTTCAGCGAGCGGGCCTTTCTCAATGACAAGCTGGACCTGGCCCAGGCCGAAGCCATTGCCGATCTGATCGAGGCCAGCTCCGCTCAAGCAGCGCTCAATGCGGTGCGTTCGCTTCAGGGTGAGTTCTCCCGACGGGTTCACCAGCTAACCGAAAGGCTGATCCAGCTGCGTATCTACGTAGAGGCCGCCATCGACTTTCCCGAAGAGGAAATTGATTTTCTCGCTGATGGCCACGTCCTTGGCCTGCTTGAGGGCGTTCGCGGCGAGTTATCCACAGTATTGCGTGAAGCGGGTCAGGGAGCACTGCTGAGAGAGGGCATGACCGTGGTCATCGCCGGTCTGCCCAATGCCGGCAAGTCGAGTCTGCTTAATGCGCTGGCTGGACGCGAGGCGGCCATCGTCACCGATATCGCCGGCACCACACGGGACATCCTGCGTGAACATATCCACATTGATGGCATGCCGCTGCACATTATCGACACGGCCGGGCTGCGCGATACCGACGACCAGGTCGAACGCATCGGCATCGAGCGTGCGATCAAGGCCATTGCAGAGGCGGATCGCATCCTGCTGATGGTCGATGCCAGCACGTCCGCCATCGGTTCCGATGAGTCGCCCTGGCCGGATTTCCTAAAGACACAGCCCGATCCGCTTCGGACGACGCTGATCCGCAACAAGGCCGATCTCACCGGCGAACCCATTGGGCTCTCTACCAGCTCGAACGGGGAGACGGTGCTTAGCCTCTCGGCGCGTTCGAGGCAGGGTCTCGAGGTGCTTCGTGAGCACCTGAAAACCTGCATGGGCTACGACCAGACCGCGGAAAGCAGCTTCAGCGCCCGTCGTCGCCACCTCGATGCATTGCGCCAGGCTCAGCAGCATCTTGACCATGGCCACACGCAACTGACCCTCGCCGGTGCGGGCGAGCTCTTGGCGGAAGATCTTCGTCAGGCTCAGCAAGCTCTGGGCGAGATCACCGGTGCCTTCAGCTCGGATGATCTGCTAGGGCGGATCTTTTCCAGTTTCTGCATCGGCAAATAACGCTCCTCCCTACGCTTTTCGACTCTTACGCCAGCTCCAAGTGAGCGTGGCGTGACGGCCTGTGTCTGGGCCTTTCGTCGATCTATTCCTCATTCCACCTCCGCTTGAACACTGTGGACAACTTCCCTTAAGCCAGGTCCATAACCTTGGTATAAAACGGTAGATAAATGTGTCTGTGGATAACAAGGCAATTCATGCACAGGCTACCAACCGCCTACGCACCGCAGCCGCCCAGCTTCAGCACCAAGTTATTATTCGCTGCAGCCCTTTGAGTTCGATGGTTACAGAGGTTATCCACAGATAACGGGCGCACCATTTATAAACATAAAAATAAGCTTTAAAGAATTTCTTTCTTTATTCCTATTTTTGTCTGCTAAGTGCTTACCGGGCGAAGCTGGTTATTTTTTATCCAGAAGTCTTCTTTCAACGTCCGTGAAACCCTATACTTGCGTGCTTCCCAGAACTCTTACGAACAGGCACGAGGTGCGTGGTGGATTTCCCTTCCCGTTTTGACGTCATCGTGATCGGCGGTGGCCATGCCGGTACCGAAGCTGCCTTGGCAGCAGCACGTATGGGCGTGAAAACCCTGCTGCTGACGCACAATGTGGAAACCCTCGGCCAGATGAGCTGCAATCCGGCCATCGGTGGCATCGGCAAGAGCCATCTGGTCAAGGAAATCGATGCGCTCGGTGGCGTCATGGCAACGGCCACCGACAGGAGCGGCATTCAGTTTCGTGTGCTCAACAGCCGTAAAGGCCCTGCAGTCCGCGCCACTCGTGCTCAGGCTGATCGGATTCTGTACAAGGCAGCCGTTCGCGAAACTCTGGAAAACCAGCCCAACCTGTGGATATTTCAGCAAGCTGCAGACGACCTGATCGTTGAAGCGGATCAGGTACGGGGCGTGGTCACCCAGATGGGGCTGCGTTTCTTCGCAGAATCCGTGGTCCTGACGACCGGAACCTTCCTCGGTGGACTTATCCACATAGGCCTGCAGAACTATTCCGGCGGTCGTGCCGGTGATCCACCTGCCATAGCGCTGGCTCAGCGTCTGCGGGAACAGCCTTTACGCGTGGGTCGCCTGAAGACCGGCACACCGCCGCGCATCGACGGCAAAAGCGTGGATTTTTCGGTGATGATCGAACAGCCCGGCGACACGCCACTGCCGGTGATGTCTTATCTAGGCACTCGCGAACAGCATCCGCGCCAAGTGAGCTGCTGGATCACCCATACCAATGCCCGCACCCACGAAATCATCGCGGCCAATCTGGACCGCTCACCGATGTATTCCGGTGTTATTGAAGGTGTCGGCCCACGCTATTGCCCCTCCATCGAAGACAAGATTCATCGCTTCGCCGACAAGGACAGCCATCAGGTCTTTATCGAACCTGAAGGCCTGACCACCCACGAGCTTTACCCCAACGGCATTTCCACCTCGTTGCCCTTCGATGTGCAGTTGCAGATCGTGCAAAGCATTCGCGGGATGGAGCACGCGCATATTGTCCGACCGGGCTATGCCATCGAGTACGACTACTTCGACCCGCGCGATCTCAAGCACAGCCTGGAAACCAAGGTGATCGGCGGCCTGTTCTTCGCCGGCCAGATCAACGGCACCACGGGCTACGAGGAAGCCGGCATCCAGGGGCTGCTCGCCGGCACCAATGCCGGATTGCGTGCCCAGGGTCGTGAAGCCTGGTATCCACGTCGTGATGAAGCCTATCTCGGCGTATTGATCGATGATCTGATTACGCTTGGCACCCAAGAGCCGTATCGCATGTTCACTTCGCGTGCCGAATACCGGCTGATCCTGCGTGAAGATAACGCCGATATGCGCCTGACCGAAAAAGGCCGCGAGTTGGGGCTGGTGGATGACATCCGTTGGGCGGCCTTCGAGCGCAAGCGCGAAGGTATTGCGCGCGAAGAACAGCGGCTGAAGGAAACGTGGGTACGCCCCGGCACCGAACAGGGCGATGCGATTTCCGCCCGTTTCGGCACGCCGCTGACCCACGAATACAATCTGCTCAACCTCCTGGCCCGCCCGGAGATCGACTATCAGAGCCTGGTCGAACTGACTGGGGAAGGGGTGGAGGACCCGCAGGTCGCCGAGCAGGTGGAAATCAGAACCAAATACGCTGGCTATATCGAACGCCAGCAGGACGAGATCGCCAGGCTACGTGCCAGCGAGAATGTGGTTCTGCCAGCCGAACTCGATTACAACGCCATCGCCGGGCTCTCCAAGGAAATCCAGCACAAGCTGTCCCAGGCACGTCCTCAAACACTCGGCCAGGCATCCAGAATTCCAGGCGTTACGCCGGCAGCGGTGTCATTGCTGATGATTCATCTGAAAAAGCGCAGTGCCGGCCAGAAGCTGGAGCAAAGCGCCTGATGAGTCTTGAAACCGCAAGCCATGCGGCAGAACTGCGTGAAGGCGCGCTGCAGCTGGGCATCGAACTGAGTGATGAACAGCAACAGCTGCTTCTGGGCTATCTAGCACTGCTGAACAAGTGGAACAAGGCCTACAACCTCACCGCCGTGCGTGATCCGGCGGAGATGGTTTCCCGGCACCTGCTCGACAGCCTCAGCATTGTCGCCCAAGCCTCCACGGGAGGTTCGCGCTGGCTGGATGTGGGTAGCGGCGGCGGTATGCCGGGAATTCCCCTGGCCATCCTGTTCCCCGAGCGCCAGTTCACCCTGCTCGATTCCAACGGCAAGAAGACGCGCTTCCTCACCCAGGTCAAGCTGGAGCTGAAGCTGGCCAATGTCGAGGTTATCCACAGTCGAGTGGAGGCGTTCAAACCCGAGCAGCCCTTTACCGATATCACTTCCAGGGCTTTCAGCTCACTGGAAGACTTCGCTAATTGGACGCGTCACCTGAGCGACGACAAGACTCGCTGGCTGGCCATGAAAGGCGTACAGCCGGACGACGAACTACAGGCCCTACCCAGCGACTTCGAGCTGGAACGTTGCCTGGTCCTCAAGGTTCCCGGTTGCCAAGGCCAGCGCCATCTGCTGATACTGCGCCGCACTTCATGACCCTGGACAGACACTGATCATGGCTAAAGTATTTGCCATCGCCAATCAGAAAGGCGGTGTCGCCAAGACCACCACCTGTATCAACCTTGCAGCCTCGCTGGTGGCAACCCGCCGTCGCGTGCTGTTGATCGACCTCGACCCGCAGGGCAACGCCACCACCGGTAGCGGTGTGGATAAGTTGAATCTGGATTACTCGATCTACGACGTGCTGATCGGCGAATGTAGCCTGGTCGATGCCATGCAGTATTCCGAACATGGTGGTTATCAGCTGTTGCCCGCCAACCGAGACCTGACGGCTGCCGAGGTGGCGTTGCTCAACCTGCCGGCCAAGGAAAATCGTCTGCGCGAGGCCCTGGCGCCGGTGCGGGAGAATTACGATTACATTCTCATCGACTGTCCGCCATCGCTGTCGATGCTGACCATCAACGCCCTGACCGCTGCCGACGGGGTAATCATCCCCATGCAGTGCGAGTACTACGCACTGGAAGGCCTGAGTGATCTGGTCAACTCGATTCAGCGCATCTCTCAGCTGCTCAACCCGAGCCTGAAGATCGAAGGTCTGCTGCGCACCATGTACGACCCGCGCAGCAGCCTGACCAACGAGGTCACCGAGCAGCTCAAGGCGCATTTCGGCGACAAGCTCTATGACACGGTGATTCCGCGCAACGTCAGGCTGGCCGAAGCGCCCAGTCACGGCATGCCGGCGCTGGTGTATGACAAGCAATCCAAGGGCGCATTGGCCTACCTGGCGCTGGCAGGAGAGTTGTCACGCCGCCAGCGCCGCGCTGCCCGTAGCGTAACCGCATAAGGAATTTCTAATGGCGACCAAGAAAAGAGGCCTGGGACGTGGACTGGATGCCCTGCTCGGCGGCGCCAGTGTCAGCACGATGCAGGAGCAGGCCGTTCAGGCCGACGTACGTGAGCTGCAGGAGCTGCCGCTGGACGTGATTCAGCGGGGCAAGTACCAGCCACGTCGGGACATCGATCCGGTCACCCTTGAAGAACTGGCGCAATCGATCAAGGCCCAGGGCGTCATGCAGCCCATCGTGGTGCGCGCCATCGGTGGCGGTCGTTATGAAATCATCGCTGGTGAACGCCGCTGGCGGGCCAGCCAGCAGGCTGGACTGGAAAAGATTCCGGCGCTGATACGCGATGTCAGCGATGAAGCTGCTATTGCCATGGCGCTGATCGAAAACATCCAGCGTGAAGATCTCAACCCCATCGAAGAAGCAGTGGCGTTGCAACGCTTGCAGCAGGAATTTCAGCTGACCCAGCAGCAAGTTGCCGATGCAGTGGGCAAGTCGCGGGTGACCGTCAGTAATCTGCTGCGGCTGATTGCCTTGCCCGACGAGATCAAGACGCTGCTCTCCCACGGCGATCTTGAAATGGGCCACGCCCGGGCATTGCTCGGCCTTCCGGCAGAACAACAGATAGACGGTGCGCGGCATGTTGTCGCACGGGGTATGACCGTGCGCCAGACCGAGGCTCTTGTACGTCAATGGCTGAATACCCCGCAAACCAGGAAAAGCGAGCCCAAGAGCGATCCGGACATCCAGCGTCTGGAGCAGCGCCTGGCCGAGCGGCTAGGCTCTCCGGTGCAGATCAAGCATGGCGAGAAGGGCAAGGGGCAGCTGGTTATCCGCTACAATTCGCTGGATGAGCTGCAAGGTGTGCTGGCGCACATTCGCTGAAACAAAAAACATGTAGTGACGACCGGAAAAGGCTACCTGAAGGTTGAACGCAAAGTGGCCTGCTCCTATACTCGCCGCGCTTTTTTGACTGCGGTCATTGTTGGCAACAACGGTCTCTGGCGGCGGATGTACGGGTGAATATACGTAACAGGACACCTCTTCATCGTCAGCCGGTTGTGCGTGTACTGATTGTGCAGGCGCTTGTCGGACTGGTTGTCGCAGTGTTCTGCGGGTTGCTTTTTGGTATGGTCGCCGGCTACTCCGGGTTGCTTGGCGGCCTGATAGCGCTACTGGCCAACCTTTACTTCGCGTTCAAGGCGTTCCGTTACTTCGGCGCGCGTTCGGCCAGGGCAATCGTGCAGTCCATTTGGGCTGGCGAGATGGGAAAACAGGTTCTTGCAGCAGCGTTGTTTGCGCTGGTGTTTGTGGGAGTGGAACCGCTGGAGCCATTGGCGTTGTTTGCCGGCTACGTGTTGGTTCTAGGCGCCGGAGCGAGCGCCCTCCTACTGATGAAAACTAATCCGAAGCATTGAGCACTGAGGCGTTTATGGCGAGTACCCCGGCGGAATATATCCAGCATCACCTGCAGAATCTGACCTACGGGAAACTGCCGGCAGGTTACGTTCGCGGCGACGGCTCTGTCGTCGATCAAGCCACCTGGACCATTGCCCAGACCGGTGCGGAAGCACGTGACATGGGCTTTATGGCCGTCCACCTGGACACTCTGGGCTGGTCGCTGCTGATGGGCGCCATCTTCATCCTGCTGTTCCGCAGCGTCGCCAAGGTCGCTACCGACGGTGTCCCCGGCAAACTGCAGAACTTCGTCGAAATCTGCGTCGAGTTCATCGAGGGCGTGGTCAAGGACACCTTCCACGGCCGCAACCCGCTAATCGCACCTCTGGCACTGACCATCTTCGTCTGGGTGTTCCTGATGAACAGCCTGAAGTGGATCCCGGTCGACTACATCCCTGGTATTGCTCACCTGCTGGGCCTGCCAGCCTTCAAGATCGTGCCGACCACCGACCCGAACGGCACCTTTGGTCTGTCGCTGGGCGTGTTCATCCTGATCCTGTTCTACAGTTTCAAGGTCAAGGGCGTGGGTGGTTTCACCAAGGAACTGGCTTTTACCCCGTTCAACCACTGGTCGCTGGTGCCATTTAACCTGTTCCTCGAAATTCTCGGTCTGCTGACCAAACCGCTGAGCCTGGCTCTGCGTCTGTTCGGCAACATGTATGCCGGTGAGGTGGTCTTCATCCTTATCGCGCTGCTGCCGTTCTATGTGCAGTGGACCTTGAATGTGCCCTGGGCGATCTTCCATATCCTGGTTATCCCGCTGCAGGCGTTCATCTTTATGGTTCTGACCGTGGTGTATCTGAGCTCTGCACATGAAGACCATGGAGCCGAGCAGGCGCACTAACGGCTGAATCGTTCGAAACGACTTTGCTTTACCCACGAAAAACCTTAACCCCTTAGCTTCAGGAGCTTTACATGGAACTCGTCTACATCGCCGCCGCTATCATGATCGGTCTGGGTGCCCTGGGCACTGGCATTGGCTTCGCCATCCTTGGCGGCAAGCTGCTGGAATCCACTGCTCGTCAGCCTGAGCTGGCTCCGCAGCTGCAAACCAAGACCTTCCTGATGGCCGGCCTGCTCGACGCCGTACCGATGATCGGTGTTGGTATCGCGATGTACCTCATCTTCGTTGTCGCTGGTTAAGCATTTATCCGGTTTGAGATGGGGTTCGCCGGGCGAGCCCCGTCGCCGTGGAATGACTCCCGCGTTGAACGAGATAGCACGAGGTAAATCGCTGTGAACATTAACTTGACGCTGTTCGGTCAAACGATCGCCTTCGCTATCTTCGTCTGGTTTTGCATGAAGCTCGTCTGGCCGCCGGTAACGGCAGCCATGGCAGCACGCCAGAAGAAGATCGCCGATGGGCTGGATGCCGCTGGCCGTGCACAGCAAGACCTGAAACTGGCTCAGGACAAGGTGACCAACACCCTGCGTGAGACCAAGGAACAGGCTGCCCAGATCATCGAGCAGGCCAACAAGCAAGCCAACGCGATTGTCGAGGAAGCCAAGCAGCAGGCACGTGCCGAAGGCGAGCGACTGGTCGCCAGTGCCCGCGCCGAGATCGAACAGGAAGTGAATCGTGCCAGGGATCAACTGCGCAGC is from Pseudomonas saudiphocaensis and encodes:
- a CDS encoding F0F1 ATP synthase subunit I, with product MNIRNRTPLHRQPVVRVLIVQALVGLVVAVFCGLLFGMVAGYSGLLGGLIALLANLYFAFKAFRYFGARSARAIVQSIWAGEMGKQVLAAALFALVFVGVEPLEPLALFAGYVLVLGAGASALLLMKTNPKH
- a CDS encoding ParA family protein, with product MAKVFAIANQKGGVAKTTTCINLAASLVATRRRVLLIDLDPQGNATTGSGVDKLNLDYSIYDVLIGECSLVDAMQYSEHGGYQLLPANRDLTAAEVALLNLPAKENRLREALAPVRENYDYILIDCPPSLSMLTINALTAADGVIIPMQCEYYALEGLSDLVNSIQRISQLLNPSLKIEGLLRTMYDPRSSLTNEVTEQLKAHFGDKLYDTVIPRNVRLAEAPSHGMPALVYDKQSKGALAYLALAGELSRRQRRAARSVTA
- a CDS encoding ParB/RepB/Spo0J family partition protein, yielding MATKKRGLGRGLDALLGGASVSTMQEQAVQADVRELQELPLDVIQRGKYQPRRDIDPVTLEELAQSIKAQGVMQPIVVRAIGGGRYEIIAGERRWRASQQAGLEKIPALIRDVSDEAAIAMALIENIQREDLNPIEEAVALQRLQQEFQLTQQQVADAVGKSRVTVSNLLRLIALPDEIKTLLSHGDLEMGHARALLGLPAEQQIDGARHVVARGMTVRQTEALVRQWLNTPQTRKSEPKSDPDIQRLEQRLAERLGSPVQIKHGEKGKGQLVIRYNSLDELQGVLAHIR
- the atpE gene encoding F0F1 ATP synthase subunit C, whose translation is MELVYIAAAIMIGLGALGTGIGFAILGGKLLESTARQPELAPQLQTKTFLMAGLLDAVPMIGVGIAMYLIFVVAG
- the atpB gene encoding F0F1 ATP synthase subunit A, which produces MASTPAEYIQHHLQNLTYGKLPAGYVRGDGSVVDQATWTIAQTGAEARDMGFMAVHLDTLGWSLLMGAIFILLFRSVAKVATDGVPGKLQNFVEICVEFIEGVVKDTFHGRNPLIAPLALTIFVWVFLMNSLKWIPVDYIPGIAHLLGLPAFKIVPTTDPNGTFGLSLGVFILILFYSFKVKGVGGFTKELAFTPFNHWSLVPFNLFLEILGLLTKPLSLALRLFGNMYAGEVVFILIALLPFYVQWTLNVPWAIFHILVIPLQAFIFMVLTVVYLSSAHEDHGAEQAH
- the mnmE gene encoding tRNA uridine-5-carboxymethylaminomethyl(34) synthesis GTPase MnmE, translating into MRPDHETIAAVATAPGRGGIGVVRVSGPRAKALAITLSGREPVARHAHYGPFHADDGGVIDEGLMLFFPGPHSFTGEDVLELQGHGGPVVMDMLLRRCVELGARLARPGEFSERAFLNDKLDLAQAEAIADLIEASSAQAALNAVRSLQGEFSRRVHQLTERLIQLRIYVEAAIDFPEEEIDFLADGHVLGLLEGVRGELSTVLREAGQGALLREGMTVVIAGLPNAGKSSLLNALAGREAAIVTDIAGTTRDILREHIHIDGMPLHIIDTAGLRDTDDQVERIGIERAIKAIAEADRILLMVDASTSAIGSDESPWPDFLKTQPDPLRTTLIRNKADLTGEPIGLSTSSNGETVLSLSARSRQGLEVLREHLKTCMGYDQTAESSFSARRRHLDALRQAQQHLDHGHTQLTLAGAGELLAEDLRQAQQALGEITGAFSSDDLLGRIFSSFCIGK
- the rsmG gene encoding 16S rRNA (guanine(527)-N(7))-methyltransferase RsmG; the protein is MSLETASHAAELREGALQLGIELSDEQQQLLLGYLALLNKWNKAYNLTAVRDPAEMVSRHLLDSLSIVAQASTGGSRWLDVGSGGGMPGIPLAILFPERQFTLLDSNGKKTRFLTQVKLELKLANVEVIHSRVEAFKPEQPFTDITSRAFSSLEDFANWTRHLSDDKTRWLAMKGVQPDDELQALPSDFELERCLVLKVPGCQGQRHLLILRRTS
- a CDS encoding F0F1 ATP synthase subunit B, whose amino-acid sequence is MNINLTLFGQTIAFAIFVWFCMKLVWPPVTAAMAARQKKIADGLDAAGRAQQDLKLAQDKVTNTLRETKEQAAQIIEQANKQANAIVEEAKQQARAEGERLVASARAEIEQEVNRARDQLRSQVAALAVAGAEKILESQVDAKVHNELVEKLASQL
- the mnmG gene encoding tRNA uridine-5-carboxymethylaminomethyl(34) synthesis enzyme MnmG; amino-acid sequence: MDFPSRFDVIVIGGGHAGTEAALAAARMGVKTLLLTHNVETLGQMSCNPAIGGIGKSHLVKEIDALGGVMATATDRSGIQFRVLNSRKGPAVRATRAQADRILYKAAVRETLENQPNLWIFQQAADDLIVEADQVRGVVTQMGLRFFAESVVLTTGTFLGGLIHIGLQNYSGGRAGDPPAIALAQRLREQPLRVGRLKTGTPPRIDGKSVDFSVMIEQPGDTPLPVMSYLGTREQHPRQVSCWITHTNARTHEIIAANLDRSPMYSGVIEGVGPRYCPSIEDKIHRFADKDSHQVFIEPEGLTTHELYPNGISTSLPFDVQLQIVQSIRGMEHAHIVRPGYAIEYDYFDPRDLKHSLETKVIGGLFFAGQINGTTGYEEAGIQGLLAGTNAGLRAQGREAWYPRRDEAYLGVLIDDLITLGTQEPYRMFTSRAEYRLILREDNADMRLTEKGRELGLVDDIRWAAFERKREGIAREEQRLKETWVRPGTEQGDAISARFGTPLTHEYNLLNLLARPEIDYQSLVELTGEGVEDPQVAEQVEIRTKYAGYIERQQDEIARLRASENVVLPAELDYNAIAGLSKEIQHKLSQARPQTLGQASRIPGVTPAAVSLLMIHLKKRSAGQKLEQSA